The sequence below is a genomic window from Halosolutus gelatinilyticus.
CAGGACGCGACGCTCCGAGGGGAGCAGGACGACGATCCCGAGCATCAGGATCGGAAGCGAAACCATCGCCACCGCGTACGCGGGCTCCGCCCACGTGAGATGTGCCGGTGAACGTGGCTCGAACGTGCTGCTCCACAGGTACAGGAGCAGTGCGACGATTGCAAGGCCGATCCCACCGAGGAACAGTCCGAAGCCGAGGTAGACGTCCGTTCGATCCTCCGGTTCGCCGATGTACTGGCGATAGAGATCGAAGAGGTAGCCGCTCGGGCGCCGTTCCGCTGTCATAGGCACCCGGTTTACACTCCAGTACTATGACTGTTGGGTCGAATAACGTGTTTTTCGTTCGTTATGTTATCGGAGCCGCAGCCGTCTCGCGATCGCTCGTCCGATCGACCTGATAGGCGATCTGAACTATCGGCTCGGATAAAATACTTTGATACGGAGGTAGTCGGTACGTTGTCTCACAGCAATAAATGCCGGACGACACGTACACCGTCCTCGTCGTCGCCGACGAGCCAGGCGTCGTCGAGCAGTTCGAAGGCTGGCTCTCGGATCGGTACCGAGTGACAACGGTGATCGACGGTGACGGCACCCGCGAGGACCTCGACGACGTCGACGTCGCGCTCCTCGATCGGGTCTTTCCGGCCCCGTCCGGCGACGTACTCGCCCGGGAGATCGATCGGCGGGAACGCGACCGAACGATCGCGTTGGCCGGCACCGTCGAACCGGAGACGGACGTTCTGCGCGTCACCTGTCACGAATCCCTCGACGATCCCGTCGAACGGGACGAACTCGTCGAGATCGTCGAGCGCCTTCGCAGCCGCGCCCGATACGACGATCGACTCGCCGAGTGTGCGAACCTCGCGGCCGAGCGCGCCGCGCTCGAGGCGGCTCGCTCCCGATCGGAACTCGAACGCGACGAGGAGTACCAGGAACTCTGCCGTCGTATCGCCGTTCTCCTCGACGACCTGAACGACGCGACGACGGAGTTCGACGCCGAGGATTTCCGGGCCGCCTTCGAGACGCCCGATTTCGCCGGCCGCCCGCGCGTGCAGCGGACCACCTGGCTCCCGTGACGGCGTCGTTCGCGCCGATCGTCGGTATCGAACCGAATACGGTTCCGACGCCGATACCGAGAGTCCCGAGCGGTGCGGTCCGCGCCACGGTATTCGAGCGCGGTCGGTCCCCGAAGCGTCGGCGTTATACGTCCGAGGCCATAATGTGGGCCAATGAGCCAGGAGCCGGAGTACAGCGAGGGGGACCTCAGGAACACGGGAATGCGTCTCAAGCACGATCGCGAGTGGGACTACGAACTCGAACAGATCGTCGACGCGATCGAGGAGCGAGACGCCGCGAAGGTCGGGCTCCAGTTCCCCGAGGGGCTGAAGCGACGGGGGCCGGCCGTCGCCGACGATCTCCGGGAACTGACCGACGACGTGACGTTCATGCTCTCGGGCCAGCCGTGCTACGGGGCCTGCGACCTCGACACCTACCTGATGAAACGTACCGACGTGTTCGTCCACTTCGGCCACTCGCCGATGAAGGACACGGACAAGGTGATCTACGTCCCCCTGTTCTCGAACGTCGACGTCACGCCGATCATGAAGGAGGCACTCGACACCCTCGAACCGCCCGAAGAGACCGGCGGCGTCGGCCTCGTCACCACGGCCCAGCACATGAACCGCTACGAGGAGATGCGGGAGTTCCTCGAAGAACGGGGCTACGAAGTTCACAGCCGTCGCGGCGACGATCGGCTGACCCACGAGGGGCAGGTGCTCGGGTGCAACTACGCGAGCGCGGACGTGCCCGCGGATCAGGTCCTCTACGTCGGCGGCGGGAAGTTCCACCCGCTCGGGCTGGCGATGGAACACCCCGACAAGCACGTCGTCATCGCCGATCCGGTCAACAACGTCGTCACCGTCGCCGACACGGAGAAGTTCCTGAAACAGCGCTACGGCGCCGTCCACCGGGCGATGGACGCCGAGAAGTGGGGCGTGATCTTCTGCACCAAGATCGGGCAGGGCCGCTGGGAGACCGCCCAGGAGATCCTCGCGGACAACGACGACGCCTACCTCATCACGATGGACGAGGTGACGCCCGATCGCCTGCGGAACTTCGACATGGACGCGTTCGTCAACACCGGCTGTCCGCGGATTACGACCGACGACGGTCCGCGATTCCACAAGCCGATGCTCA
It includes:
- a CDS encoding HalX domain-containing protein is translated as MPDDTYTVLVVADEPGVVEQFEGWLSDRYRVTTVIDGDGTREDLDDVDVALLDRVFPAPSGDVLAREIDRRERDRTIALAGTVEPETDVLRVTCHESLDDPVERDELVEIVERLRSRARYDDRLAECANLAAERAALEAARSRSELERDEEYQELCRRIAVLLDDLNDATTEFDAEDFRAAFETPDFAGRPRVQRTTWLP
- the dph2 gene encoding diphthamide biosynthesis enzyme Dph2; this encodes MSQEPEYSEGDLRNTGMRLKHDREWDYELEQIVDAIEERDAAKVGLQFPEGLKRRGPAVADDLRELTDDVTFMLSGQPCYGACDLDTYLMKRTDVFVHFGHSPMKDTDKVIYVPLFSNVDVTPIMKEALDTLEPPEETGGVGLVTTAQHMNRYEEMREFLEERGYEVHSRRGDDRLTHEGQVLGCNYASADVPADQVLYVGGGKFHPLGLAMEHPDKHVVIADPVNNVVTVADTEKFLKQRYGAVHRAMDAEKWGVIFCTKIGQGRWETAQEILADNDDAYLITMDEVTPDRLRNFDMDAFVNTGCPRITTDDGPRFHKPMLTPGEYRIAVGDEPLDSLSFDTFHGTW